TGGATCTCGAACGGGTCGATCGCGGACAGCGTTTTGGTCTTCGCGTACCCGAAGGGGAAGAGGGAGGGGATGTGCGCCTTCGTCGTCGACAGGACGATTCCGGGGTTCTCGGCGGAGCCGATTGAGCATAAGCTCGGCCTCCCTACCGCGGACACGGCCACGGTCTACCTCGACAAGGCGGAGGTCTCCAAGGAAAACCTCCTGGGACCGGTCGGCAAGGGGCTCTCGGTTGCGTATTCCGGTCTCATGAGCGGCAGACTGAGCGTGGCCGCTGGGTGCCTGGGCGTCATCCAGGACTGCCTCGACGAAGCGGTCCGGTATTCCGGGGTCAGGGTCCAGCACGGAAGGAAGATAGGCAAGCACCAGCTTATCCAGAGGCACATAGGGATAATGTCGACGAACCTGGACGCCGCCAGGTGGCTGGTGCTGAGGGCGGCGTTCGTCAAGCAGAAGTACGAGGAGAACCCGGGGAGCATGGAACTCCGAGAAGAGACGGACCAGGCAATAACCAAGGCGAAGTATTTCGCGGCCAACGCATCTTTCGACGCGGCGAACCGGGCCGTCCAGATATTCGGAGCGAACGGGTACTCCTATGAGAACAGGCCTGCAAGGCACCTGGCGGACACGAGGGTGACCATGATCTACGAGGGGGCGAACGAGATCCTTGAGCAGAAGATCGCACTCGGTTCTCTGGGCAAGGAATTCTCCGCCTACTCCTGAGCGAGACCGACGGTGAGCTGACGTGGAGACGAGGAAAGCAGTCCTGGTGGCTGCGGTTGTCGTACTCATCGCCTTTTCGGGTTTCCTGGTCTACCAGGACCTCTCCGGACAGGGGTGCCATGCTCCGATGAGCACGACCCCTTCGAAGTACCAGGCTGGAAAGGTCCAGTTCGGTGCGGTGACCGAGTACTGCCTCGCGGGCCCCGAGAGATGGGCGAACGGGATAGCAGCTTCACCGGATGGATCCGTTTGGTTCGGCGAGCAGGCCGTTCCAGGGATCGCGCAGCTCTTCCCCAACGGAACGGTCGATGAACATGCTTTCCCGAACTCCAACGGTACAGCAGGTCCAATCACCGACTACAAGAGCGGCATCTGGGGAGTCGCCCTTTGGCGTGGGATGGTCTGGGCGGGGGACGACGCGGCCAATTCGATCGTTGGATACAGCCCTTCCAACGGGACCTTCAGGGTTCTCCCGATCCCTCACAAGGGGTACATCCCTTACACTCTGACGCCGGGACCGGACGGGGCCCTCTGGTTCACCGCCCTTCTTCAAAACGGGACCCTTGGAAGGATCTCTCCGAGTCTGTCTCTCACGATGTATCCCGTATTTAAGAATCAGACGCAGATTCCGGTGGACATCCAGTTCGTGAACGCTAGCCTCGGGTACTACGTCGCGCTCGACCCGTTCCATGGAGCGGAGAGCGGACTCTACGCCTTCGACCCAGGAAACGTGTCCGGAGGAGTGACCCCACGGCAGGTGAAGGGTGGTCTCGGCCTCACCTATGCGAACAGCCTCTCGATATCCTCCGGTGGTATCTGGGTCGCCCAACACCTCGCATCCAACATAGTCGGATACGACCTGAAATCGCAGGGCTGGACAGTCTACCCGACCTCAACCCTGAGCTTCACGAACACCGCGCTTCCCTATTTCGTCCGTTCCAGCGGGTCCACCGTTTGGTTCAACGAGCACTACGCCAACCGTATTGGAGCCCTTAGCCCGGCCTCTGGGACTCTTACCGAATACAGCGAGGCCGACCCTCCTATCAACGACAAGAGCAAGCTGCAGAACGACCTCACGATTGCGTACTCTTCGTCTGGTTTGTGGTTCACATCTACCACCGGGAATTACATAGGTCTGATAGACGGGAGCTACGCCCCCGGGTTTTCCTTGTCTGCCTCGGGGGACAATTCTTTGACCCTGTCGGTCGGGGGAACTGCTTCCGCCCACCTGCGTTTGACCGGCTCCTGGTCCAGTGGGCTCAAAGTCTCTGTATCAGATTCGGAGAACTTCACCTCCTATCCGACCTTCATCTCGGTTCAACCTGACAAGACTCTGGTCCCCGCCGGGACAGGCCCCGTTCCCCTGGACGTGACCCTCTCCGCCAGGAACGGTCTGCTTCCTGGCCGATACACGGTCGGAGTGACCGTAACCGACGGGCTGCTGTATCAGACGGCGTACCTGTTTGTTACGATCGAGTAGCGCCGCACCTCAGAGCCGAAACGCGCGGTCAGTTCAGGGTCCTGAGAAGGACAAGCGAGAGTGCGACCGCGACCACGCTGAGCACAATGCCCTTCAGGATAGATTCGAACTTCTTCGCATAGGGGGAGCCTCCTGCGACGACAGTCCTCTTGGCTTCCTTGTAGGGCCTTGACGCGCTGATTTCCACGTATGCAGTCGCAAAGCCGAAGATGCCAGCCGCAAGTCCGATCGGTGCGAAGGAATCTGTCTGCAATACATACCCGGCCACCACTGGAAGGAACCCCCAACTGAAGGAGAACCACAGGTCGGTATGGAAGCGCCCCTTGAAGAGCTCTAGGTTGTAGGCGAGGAGGAGGAAGATCTCGAGGACGCCGACGAGGAGGAGAAAGGGGGCGAAGGCGAGCGCAAGGTACAGGCCAACCCCAGCTGCAAGCAGGAGAGAACCGAAGCCAAGAGCAAAGAGCTGGTTTCTCGTCAGGAACGCACCCCAGGGCCTGTTCGGGGCGGTGGCATCAAGCGCATGGGCGGATATCCCCACGGCAAGGAGGTAGACCAGCGCCAGGAGCCCTGCCCGGTAGAGATTGGTGGATGGCGCTGCGAAGCACCCTATCACCGTGTAGCTCGCGTTCATCAGAGTGTATGGAACAAAGGTCATTCCCACAAGAAGCCTGAATCGTCTCGGACCCCACTTCGGGGTGTACCACTCGTTCTCCCTCGTTCCTTGAGCGGGCTCCTCCAAGAAATTACTCGTAGCCAGGATGACTTTTGACCGTTTCGATTGCGCATAGCTCTGCCAAAGGATAAGTCAAGGGGGGGCGGCCTGTTCGATGTGCCTCCCGACGATGCCCCACCAACCCAGGAGCTGAAGGACACGGCGCTCCAGATCTTCGACGGGCTGGCAGACTCCTATGAGCGGGCCCTCGACTTTGCGACGCTTTACCAGGACCGGTACTGGAAGTCCTGGGTGGCCGAGGAGTCAGAGTTGGGTGGGTCCAAGCTCGTCCTGGATGTGGGATGCGGCACCCTTCTCCTCGAGGAGAGGCTTAGGGCCTCTGGGAGCACGGTCGTGGGAATCGACCTTACAAGACGGATGATCCGGATAGGCCAAGGCAAGGGGCTCTCAAATGTTCCACTTCTCGTCAATGGGGACGCTGAGGCTCTCCCGTTCAAGGCCTCCTCCTTCGACACGGTGGTATCGTGCTACGTTGCCAAGTACGTGGACCTTGAAAGATTCACGGGGGAGCTGGCCAGGGTCGCCAAGCCAAGGGCCCGAATCGTCGTTTACGACTTCGTCCGTCCTCGGGGTCTCTTCTTCCCTTTCCTGGCCCTCTACATCTACGGCGCGATGAGGATTGCGGGGTCGTTGCTTGGGTTGACGAAGCGCAAGGAGGCATTCACTTTCAAGAACCTGCCGAGGATAGTTGCCGGGGCCACATGGGACATGGACTTCGCGGCGATGCTGGAGAAGAAGGACGTCAGGTCTGGGTTTATGCGGCGGCTGTCGGGGGGAGTGGTGGCAGGATACGTTGGGACCAAAGGGGAGGGCCCTGATGTGCTCGCGGGAGGCCTTAGATATGGTCGAATCCCTATTCGGAAGCGATTCGCGTGAAGTGGGTGACCCGGGAGAAGGCCAAGGTGGACAGAATTGCATGCCCGTGGCTCATCAAGAGGTTCGTCGACCCTGCCGCCGAATTCCTGTTCGTCCCTGCCGAAACGGTGAAGGATGTCGCGAAGAGGGAGGGGGCAATCCCCTTTGACGCGGCTGGGGTCGAGCTGACCCATTACTGGGAAGGAGACAGGGAGTACGTCAGCTTTGATGCGATAATTAGGAAGTATGGCCTGAGCGACCCAGCCCTGCTCGAACTCGCGAGGATTGTCCGAGGCGCCGATGCAAAAATCTCCGACCCTCCCCCAGAATCTGCGGGGCTGGAGGCGGCTGCCCTCGGTTTCAGACAGATATCCCGAGACGACTTCGAGAACATGAGGCTGCAGTTCCCCGCCTACGACGCCCTTTACGAGTACTGCGCTCAGAAATTGAAGGGCACAGCGAAACTAGACTACACCCGGAAATAGGGCGCGTGGGGAGGAAAGGTTGGACTTGATGTCCGGGCCGCGCAGTGTCTACCTAGCGAAAGGATCGAGAGTCTTCGTCTCCGGCCTGATGAGTGTCATGATCCCAGTCTATCTCAATTCGATGGGCTATGGACCGTTCTTCATCGGGGTGGCCCTTGCAGCGATTCTTGCCGGGAATGCCGCCTCGAACATTGTCCTGTCGTACCTCGTCCAGCGCACGGGATCGAGGAAGCTACTGCAGGCGTTCAGTCTCCTCATGCTCGGGTCGGGACTCCTTTTGGCGGCGAGCACCCAACCAATCCCTATCCTCCTGGCCTGCTTCCTGGGGAACGTTAGCACGACCGGAACCGAAGCGGGCCCGTTCCAATCTGTCGAGGCAGGGGTACTTCCTGAATTGGTCGCAGAGGGGAGCGCTGTGAAGGCCTTCGGTCGGTACAACTTGATTGGCTACACGGCATCGGCGTTCGGTACGTCCGCGCTCTCGGTGCCCGGGTATCTTGGCAGCAGTTTGCCTGTATTCAGGACGCTCTTCATCGGGTTCGGAGTCGTGGGGCTCCTCCTTTTCACCATCTATACTCGTTTGAGATTTCCGACGAGGAAATACATTCACGAATCCGGCCCGAGTCCTCTGGGCCCAGAGGCACGAAGGGACGTCACAAGATTGTCAGGCCTTTTCTCCGTTGACGCCTTCGGCGGAAGCTTCGTGTCTCAGTACCTTCTCTCGTACTGGTTCACGGTTGTCTATGGCGTCCCCGTTTCGGGACTGGCTGCGATCTTCCTCTTCTCCAATCTGATCTCGGGCGCATCAACCTACGGCGCGGCTGTCGTCGCAGAACGGCTAGGGAACCTCAGGACGATGGTCTACACCCACATCCCCTCGAGCATCCTTCTGATTCTCATACCGTTCGCGGGCACTCTGACCGCGGCTGTGGTGCTTCTTTTCCTGAGGCAGAGTCTGTCGCAGATGGACGTCCCGACCCGACAGGCGTTGATGACCGAGATGTTCAAGGAAAGCGAAAGGGTCCCCGCCTACGCCATTACCAACACAGTTCGGAGCGTGGGCGCATTTGCGGCTGGGCCTGTGAGCGCGGGCCTTCTCGTGCTGGGGTTGCCGTCGGCGCTCCTATACCTGGGTGGGGCTACGAAGATCGGTTATGACCTTTCGACCTATGTAGTCTACAGAAAGAGGTTCCGCTGAAAGCCACCTCGTCAGTTTCCACATCTGGGAACCGTGCTCAGCCTTTAAATCGAATCCCTCTGACTGATTGAAAGACATGACCCAGAGCAAGGGAGACCTCGCCGGACCAGGAATAGGAACCTATGAGGAAGTTGAGAAAGCACTGCCCACTGACTACGGCAGCCTGCTTGACCGCAAGCAGACTCAGAGAGCGGTCTATCTGGCCAAGGGGTACATCGAGCAGAATCTTTGCAAGGAGCTTAACCTGATGATGGTCCAGGTCCCTCTCATCGTCGACGCGGAAAGCGGGATAAACGACATGCTCGACCGGGACGGCTCCCGGACTCCGGTGCAGTTCCACATCTCGAACGACTTCAACAAGCATCCGATCGACGCCCAGGTAGTACAGGCGGCCACGAAGTGGAAGCGGTTCGCGCTGCGCCAGTTCGAGATGGGGATTGGCGAGGGCATCTGCACGGACATGCGAGCTGTGCGGAAGGACTACTTCCTCGACCACGATCATAGCGCCTACGTCGACCAGTGGGATTGGGAGAGGGTGATAACGAACGAGCAGAGGAACCTCATCTTCCTGAAGGAGATTGTGACCAAAATCTGGAAGGTCTTGAAAGGAGCTGAGATTCGTGTGCACGAGGAATTCCCGCAGCTGCGCGCGAAGTATCCGGAGATGGCCGAAAGAATCGAGTTCATGCATGCAGAGGACATCCTGGAGACCTATCCCACCCTCCCCAGAAAGCAGCGCGAGACCGCCCTCCTTCAGCAGCATCCGGCGGTCTTCATCGTCGGCATCGGATGGGTCCTGAAGAACGGGAACCCGCATGAGATGAGGGCGGCCGACTACGACGACTGGGTCACCGAGACGAAGTCAGCCGACGGGAGGACGATGCACGGGCTCAACGGGGACATACTGGTATGGAACCCGGTTACGAAGCGGAGGCATGAGCTGAGCTCCATGGGCATCCGGGTCGATGCGACCTCGCTGAAGAAACAGCTTGAGCTCAGCGGCCAGATGGATTTCATGAAATACGACTACCACAAGGGAATAGCCAGCGGTCAGCTGCCTCTTTCCATCGGCGGAGGCATCGGTCAGTCGCGTACACTGATGCTGATTCTGAAGAAAGCACACCTGGGAGAGATCAGCGTTTCCGTCTGGCCGAAGATCCTGAAGGAAATCGGGGCCAAGAAGAATATTCACGTTCTGGAATAGGTATTCGGGCGGACGTCAGAGCGCGGCCAGGGCCCGGTCGAAGTCCCACCGGCTGTGCGAGCCTGCCGCTTTCGTCCTGAAGCCTTCAAGGCTCCCCTCCTTTCGAAGCTCGGCGACCAGCATCGCAGAGTAGGCCGGGGCCCCGGTGGCACCCGGCGAGTTGTAGTTGACAACGTGCAGTACCCTGCGATCGTGGAACAGGAGTGCCTCAGGCACGAAGCCCCCCTCGCCGATTACCGATCCTCTGATTCCTGATACTCCTCGCGACCTTAGAGCCTCGGGTCGGAGGGCGGGGATGAACTCTTTCACTCGGGAGCACATCGCGCGCTTTGAAAGCGAACTCCTCCATTCCTTGCCAACCATGGCGAGGAAGGTCCTGCTCCTGAGAAGGTTCAGCTTGGGAGCGTTGGGGGCCTCGAGTGCGGTACCGAAGGAAGCGAATCCGGGGCCCTGGTAGGAGTAGGGGCCTGCCACCAGCACCGCGTTCGGACCGATCTGCCTGCGCCCGTCGTATCGGACTACGAAATGGGGGTCAAGGAAGGGGAACTCGGGATACTTCGGGGGGGTGTAGACGTTCCTGCCCACCCTTGAGGCGAACGGCTCGTCGACGAACCAGTACTCGCCGCGGAAGTACATCGCCGAGTACTCCCTGGCGGAGCCGAGCATGTGGGCGATGCGCAGCGCTCCTGCGCCTGCCGCGTTGAGGAGCACCCTGCAGCGGACGAGCCAGGGACCCTTCTTGCTGCGGAGTCCCACCTCCACGCCGCCGTCCTTGTCGCGTCTGGCAGACATGACCTCCTGACCGCCCAAGAAATTGACGCCGTTCGCCGAGGCAAGCCTGAAGACGAGGCGGGTCAGCTGTCCGAAATCAACGGAGACGTCGGCCTTCGAGAAGAGTGCGGCCTTGCAATCCACCTCCGGCTCCAATGCCCTCGCCGACGCCTTGTCGAGAAGTTGGAGCTCGCTTTCAGCGATCCCGTTCTCGTGGCCCCACCTCGAGTACTCTTCGAGCGTCGAGACCTGCGCTTCGTTGACGGCCGCCTCGAGAGTTCCCACCTGATTCCACCAGAGTCCGAACTCCTTGGCAAGGTCGCGCCAGAGCGGGTATGACGCTTCGGATGTCCGAGCGAAGACCCTCTTGGCCCTGGGGTCGAGGTAGAAGGGGCGATGGATGACGCCTGTGTTGCGGGAGCTTGTGTGGGGCGCGATGCCCATGCCCTGGTCTATCAGCAGGATTCTGCAATCGTAGAGGCTGGAAAGCCAATAGGCG
This is a stretch of genomic DNA from Nitrososphaerota archaeon. It encodes these proteins:
- a CDS encoding MFS transporter, whose product is MSGPRSVYLAKGSRVFVSGLMSVMIPVYLNSMGYGPFFIGVALAAILAGNAASNIVLSYLVQRTGSRKLLQAFSLLMLGSGLLLAASTQPIPILLACFLGNVSTTGTEAGPFQSVEAGVLPELVAEGSAVKAFGRYNLIGYTASAFGTSALSVPGYLGSSLPVFRTLFIGFGVVGLLLFTIYTRLRFPTRKYIHESGPSPLGPEARRDVTRLSGLFSVDAFGGSFVSQYLLSYWFTVVYGVPVSGLAAIFLFSNLISGASTYGAAVVAERLGNLRTMVYTHIPSSILLILIPFAGTLTAAVVLLFLRQSLSQMDVPTRQALMTEMFKESERVPAYAITNTVRSVGAFAAGPVSAGLLVLGLPSALLYLGGATKIGYDLSTYVVYRKRFR
- a CDS encoding chromate resistance protein, translated to MKWVTREKAKVDRIACPWLIKRFVDPAAEFLFVPAETVKDVAKREGAIPFDAAGVELTHYWEGDREYVSFDAIIRKYGLSDPALLELARIVRGADAKISDPPPESAGLEAAALGFRQISRDDFENMRLQFPAYDALYEYCAQKLKGTAKLDYTRK
- a CDS encoding methyltransferase domain-containing protein: MPPDDAPPTQELKDTALQIFDGLADSYERALDFATLYQDRYWKSWVAEESELGGSKLVLDVGCGTLLLEERLRASGSTVVGIDLTRRMIRIGQGKGLSNVPLLVNGDAEALPFKASSFDTVVSCYVAKYVDLERFTGELARVAKPRARIVVYDFVRPRGLFFPFLALYIYGAMRIAGSLLGLTKRKEAFTFKNLPRIVAGATWDMDFAAMLEKKDVRSGFMRRLSGGVVAGYVGTKGEGPDVLAGGLRYGRIPIRKRFA
- a CDS encoding FAD-dependent oxidoreductase, encoding MGSQKGVDILIVGAGVLGVTLAYWLSSLYDCRILLIDQGMGIAPHTSSRNTGVIHRPFYLDPRAKRVFARTSEASYPLWRDLAKEFGLWWNQVGTLEAAVNEAQVSTLEEYSRWGHENGIAESELQLLDKASARALEPEVDCKAALFSKADVSVDFGQLTRLVFRLASANGVNFLGGQEVMSARRDKDGGVEVGLRSKKGPWLVRCRVLLNAAGAGALRIAHMLGSAREYSAMYFRGEYWFVDEPFASRVGRNVYTPPKYPEFPFLDPHFVVRYDGRRQIGPNAVLVAGPYSYQGPGFASFGTALEAPNAPKLNLLRSRTFLAMVGKEWRSSLSKRAMCSRVKEFIPALRPEALRSRGVSGIRGSVIGEGGFVPEALLFHDRRVLHVVNYNSPGATGAPAYSAMLVAELRKEGSLEGFRTKAAGSHSRWDFDRALAAL
- a CDS encoding acyl-CoA/acyl-ACP dehydrogenase, with protein sequence MLEQDEFMKLSKMDFDVSEEQKLILEQVDRACREIRPIEDKCYLERRLNDQVKPVFAKAHMLGLPTSRKYGDGQGADMVTYALAIERIGREGTGVRTFFSVHLALCQMTVQLWGNEEQKQRILTPATRGDSLLAFGLTEPGAGSDPASLTSSFEEKGGKFVLSGQKTWISNGSIADSVLVFAYPKGKREGMCAFVVDRTIPGFSAEPIEHKLGLPTADTATVYLDKAEVSKENLLGPVGKGLSVAYSGLMSGRLSVAAGCLGVIQDCLDEAVRYSGVRVQHGRKIGKHQLIQRHIGIMSTNLDAARWLVLRAAFVKQKYEENPGSMELREETDQAITKAKYFAANASFDAANRAVQIFGANGYSYENRPARHLADTRVTMIYEGANEILEQKIALGSLGKEFSAYS
- the asnA gene encoding aspartate--ammonia ligase: MTQSKGDLAGPGIGTYEEVEKALPTDYGSLLDRKQTQRAVYLAKGYIEQNLCKELNLMMVQVPLIVDAESGINDMLDRDGSRTPVQFHISNDFNKHPIDAQVVQAATKWKRFALRQFEMGIGEGICTDMRAVRKDYFLDHDHSAYVDQWDWERVITNEQRNLIFLKEIVTKIWKVLKGAEIRVHEEFPQLRAKYPEMAERIEFMHAEDILETYPTLPRKQRETALLQQHPAVFIVGIGWVLKNGNPHEMRAADYDDWVTETKSADGRTMHGLNGDILVWNPVTKRRHELSSMGIRVDATSLKKQLELSGQMDFMKYDYHKGIASGQLPLSIGGGIGQSRTLMLILKKAHLGEISVSVWPKILKEIGAKKNIHVLE